A genomic window from Dechloromonas sp. A34 includes:
- a CDS encoding exopolyphosphatase gives MTQQKFRLVTRSDFDGLVCAVLLNELDLIDDIKFVHPKDMQDGKIDITERDITTNLPYVAAAHLAFDHHLSETIRNTGERKNHIIEPDAPSAARVVYNYYGGKQVFPTIADDMMDAVDKSDSAQFSRDEILNPSGWVLLNYLMDARTGLGRFREFRISNYTLMMDLIKYCRNHNIDEILALPDVSERVELYFEQSEKARDQILRCSTVLKNLVVLDLRQEETIWATNRFMIYALFPQTNISIHVLWGVQKQNTVFATGKSILDRGSRTNVGELMLQYGGGGHQAAGTCQVDNEQAAATLAALTARINQDG, from the coding sequence ATGACCCAACAGAAATTCCGCCTCGTCACGCGCAGTGATTTCGACGGCCTGGTCTGTGCCGTGCTGCTCAACGAACTGGACCTGATCGACGACATCAAGTTCGTCCATCCGAAAGACATGCAGGACGGCAAGATCGACATCACCGAACGCGACATCACGACCAATCTGCCCTACGTCGCCGCCGCCCACCTCGCCTTCGATCACCACCTCTCGGAGACCATCCGCAATACCGGCGAGCGCAAGAACCACATCATCGAGCCCGATGCCCCTTCGGCGGCTCGCGTCGTCTACAACTACTACGGTGGCAAGCAGGTTTTTCCGACCATCGCCGACGACATGATGGACGCCGTCGACAAGAGCGATTCGGCGCAGTTCAGCCGCGACGAAATCCTCAATCCGAGCGGCTGGGTACTGCTCAATTACCTGATGGACGCGCGTACCGGCCTCGGTCGTTTTCGCGAATTCCGGATCAGCAACTACACGCTGATGATGGATCTGATCAAATACTGCCGCAATCACAACATCGACGAGATTCTGGCCTTGCCGGATGTCAGTGAGCGGGTCGAGCTCTATTTCGAGCAGTCCGAGAAAGCCAGGGATCAGATTCTGCGCTGCAGTACGGTGCTCAAGAATCTGGTGGTACTCGACCTGCGCCAGGAAGAAACCATCTGGGCGACCAACCGCTTCATGATCTACGCCTTGTTTCCGCAGACCAACATTTCCATTCACGTGCTGTGGGGCGTCCAGAAACAGAATACCGTCTTCGCCACCGGCAAGTCGATTCTCGATCGTGGCAGCCGGACCAATGTCGGCGAACTGATGCTGCAGTACGGTGGCGGCGGCCATCAGGCCGCGGGCACCTGTCAGGTCGACAACGAGCAGGCGGCGGCCACCCTGGCCGCATTGACCGCCCGGATCAACCAGGACGGCTGA
- the meaB gene encoding methylmalonyl Co-A mutase-associated GTPase MeaB → MNLGEAPVRANILSAADQSLVDGVLAGQRRALAKAITLIESTRDDHQQRAQQVLTALLPKTGNAIRIGISGVPGAGKSTFIEALGIWLIEQGKKLAVLAVDPSSSVSGGSILGDKTRMELLSQRVEAFIRPSPSAGSLGGVAEKTREAMLLCEASGYDVIIIETVGVGQSETTVAGMVDMFCLLQLPNAGDDLQAIKKGIVEIADLVVINKADIDRQATAVVRAQWRNALHMLRPASPNWAPPVIALSALHKEGIAEFWEQIEKYQAALKPTGEFEAKRQHQSLSWMWQLIDSGLRQYFRHHPQVQENLPAFTRSVEEGHTTPAAAAYALLGYLKH, encoded by the coding sequence ATGAATCTGGGCGAAGCTCCCGTGCGTGCCAATATTTTGTCCGCTGCCGACCAGTCGCTGGTCGACGGCGTGCTGGCCGGTCAGCGCCGTGCGCTGGCCAAGGCCATCACGCTGATCGAGTCGACCCGCGATGATCACCAGCAGCGCGCCCAGCAGGTGCTGACCGCGCTCCTGCCGAAAACCGGAAACGCCATCCGCATCGGCATTTCCGGCGTCCCGGGCGCTGGCAAGTCGACTTTCATCGAGGCGCTCGGTATCTGGCTGATCGAGCAAGGCAAGAAACTCGCCGTGCTCGCCGTCGATCCATCATCGTCGGTGTCCGGCGGCTCGATCCTCGGCGACAAGACGCGCATGGAACTATTGAGCCAGCGCGTGGAAGCCTTCATCCGGCCCAGCCCGTCGGCCGGTTCGCTGGGCGGCGTCGCCGAGAAGACGCGCGAGGCGATGCTGCTTTGCGAAGCCTCCGGCTACGATGTGATCATCATCGAGACGGTCGGCGTCGGCCAGTCGGAAACGACCGTCGCCGGCATGGTCGACATGTTCTGCCTGCTGCAGTTGCCGAATGCCGGCGACGACTTGCAGGCGATCAAAAAGGGCATCGTCGAGATTGCCGACCTGGTGGTCATCAACAAGGCCGATATCGACCGCCAGGCGACCGCCGTCGTCCGTGCCCAATGGCGCAATGCGCTGCACATGCTGCGTCCGGCTTCGCCCAACTGGGCGCCGCCGGTCATTGCGCTGTCGGCGCTGCACAAGGAAGGCATTGCCGAGTTCTGGGAACAGATCGAGAAATATCAGGCGGCCTTGAAGCCGACCGGCGAATTCGAAGCCAAGCGCCAGCACCAGTCACTATCGTGGATGTGGCAACTGATCGACTCCGGGCTGCGTCAGTACTTCCGTCATCACCCGCAAGTGCAGGAAAACCTGCCTGCCTTCACCCGCTCCGTCGAGGAGGGTCATACGACCCCGGCTGCCGCCGCGTATGCCCTGCTCGGCTATCTGAAACACTGA
- the accC gene encoding acetyl-CoA carboxylase biotin carboxylase subunit produces the protein MFKKILIANRGEIACRVIKTARQMGILTVAVYSEADKDALHVDLADEAVCIGPAASKESYLVMDKIIAACKQTGAEAVHPGYGFLSENATFSRRLEEEGIKFIGPKHYSVAKMGDKIESKKLAIAAKVNTIPGYNDAIAGPDEAVAIAKNIGYPVMIKASAGGGGKGLRVAFNDAEAHEGFSSCVNEARNSFGDDRVFIEKYVLEPRHIEIQVLGDSHGNYVYLNERDCSIQRRHQKVIEEAPSPFVDPEMRKAMGEQAVALARAVNYESAGTVEFVVSGATKEFYFLEMNTRLQVEHPVTELITGLDLVEQMIRVAYGEKLPISQADVGINGWAMECRINAEDPFRGFLPSTGRLVKFQPPKEIPGQVRVDTGVYDGGEISMYYDSMIAKLIVHGATREQAISRMRDALNGFVIRGISSNIPFQAALMQHPRFQSGNFNTGFIAEEYPKGFDASMVPHDDPALLVSVAAYVYRAFTDRSASITGQLQGHERIVSDQWCVVRLNPNGNENHTVIARPIPGGYHVEYKGEKYEILSDWKLGESLFNGTCNGEEFTLQVERHKTKYSLFHWGTRADFMVMSARAAELLALMPEKLAPDLSKFLLSPMPGLLREVAVKVGQEVKAGEKLAVIEAMKMENILKADQDCKVKKVSAAAGESLTVDQIIIEFE, from the coding sequence ATGTTCAAGAAAATTCTGATTGCCAACCGCGGCGAAATCGCCTGCCGCGTCATCAAGACCGCCCGCCAGATGGGCATCCTGACGGTTGCCGTCTATTCCGAAGCCGACAAGGATGCGCTGCACGTCGACCTGGCTGACGAAGCCGTCTGCATCGGCCCGGCCGCCTCGAAAGAGTCCTACCTGGTCATGGACAAGATCATCGCCGCCTGCAAGCAGACCGGCGCCGAGGCTGTCCACCCGGGCTACGGCTTCCTGTCCGAGAACGCCACGTTCTCGCGCCGGCTGGAAGAAGAAGGCATCAAGTTCATTGGCCCCAAGCATTACTCGGTGGCCAAGATGGGCGACAAGATCGAGTCCAAGAAACTGGCCATCGCGGCCAAGGTCAACACCATCCCTGGTTATAACGATGCCATCGCCGGTCCGGACGAAGCTGTCGCGATCGCGAAGAACATCGGCTATCCGGTAATGATCAAGGCCTCGGCCGGCGGCGGCGGCAAGGGTCTGCGCGTCGCCTTCAACGATGCCGAAGCGCATGAGGGCTTCTCCTCCTGCGTCAACGAGGCGCGCAACTCCTTTGGCGACGACCGCGTTTTCATCGAGAAGTACGTGCTCGAGCCGCGCCACATCGAGATCCAGGTGCTGGGCGACTCGCACGGCAACTACGTCTACCTGAACGAGCGCGACTGCTCGATCCAGCGTCGTCACCAGAAGGTCATCGAAGAAGCGCCGAGCCCCTTCGTCGATCCCGAGATGCGCAAGGCGATGGGCGAACAGGCCGTGGCCTTGGCCCGGGCGGTGAATTACGAGTCGGCCGGTACGGTAGAGTTTGTCGTCAGCGGCGCGACCAAGGAGTTCTACTTCCTGGAAATGAATACCCGTCTGCAGGTCGAACACCCAGTCACCGAGCTGATCACCGGCCTCGATCTGGTCGAGCAGATGATCCGTGTCGCCTACGGCGAAAAGCTGCCGATCAGCCAGGCCGATGTCGGCATCAACGGCTGGGCCATGGAATGCCGGATCAACGCTGAAGACCCGTTCCGCGGCTTCCTGCCCTCCACAGGCCGTCTGGTCAAGTTCCAGCCGCCCAAGGAAATCCCAGGTCAGGTCCGCGTCGATACCGGTGTCTACGACGGCGGTGAGATCTCGATGTACTACGACTCGATGATCGCCAAGCTGATTGTGCACGGTGCCACCCGCGAGCAGGCGATTTCCCGGATGCGCGATGCGCTGAACGGCTTCGTGATCCGCGGCATCTCGTCGAACATTCCGTTCCAGGCCGCGCTGATGCAGCATCCGCGCTTCCAGTCCGGCAACTTCAACACCGGTTTCATCGCCGAAGAGTATCCGAAGGGCTTCGATGCCTCGATGGTGCCGCACGATGATCCGGCGTTGCTGGTTTCGGTGGCTGCTTACGTCTATCGCGCCTTCACCGACCGTTCCGCCTCGATCACCGGCCAGTTGCAGGGTCACGAGCGCATCGTCAGCGATCAGTGGTGCGTCGTTCGGTTGAACCCGAACGGCAACGAGAATCATACGGTCATTGCCCGTCCGATCCCCGGCGGCTATCACGTCGAATACAAGGGCGAAAAGTACGAGATCCTCTCCGACTGGAAGCTGGGCGAGTCGCTGTTCAACGGCACCTGCAACGGCGAGGAATTCACGCTGCAAGTGGAGCGCCATAAGACCAAGTACTCCCTGTTCCACTGGGGCACCCGTGCCGACTTCATGGTGATGAGCGCCCGCGCTGCAGAACTGCTGGCGCTGATGCCCGAGAAGCTGGCCCCCGACCTCTCCAAGTTCCTGCTGTCGCCGATGCCGGGCCTGCTCCGTGAAGTCGCGGTCAAGGTCGGACAGGAAGTGAAGGCCGGCGAAAAGCTGGCCGTGATCGAAGCCATGAAGATGGAAAACATCCTCAAGGCCGATCAGGATTGCAAGGTCAAGAAGGTTTCCGCCGCCGCTGGCGAAAGCCTGACGGTGGATCAGATCATCATCGAGTTCGAATGA
- a CDS encoding acyl-CoA carboxylase subunit beta, whose amino-acid sequence MHDIIRQLEKKRELARLGGGQKRIDSQHKKGKLTARERIELLLDPNSFEEWDMFKEHRCTDFGMDQSEKTPGDGVVIGYGTVNGRLVFVFSQDFTVFGGSLSETHAEKICKVMDQAMKVGAPVIGLNDSGGARIQEGVASLGGYADVFQRNVMASGVVPQISMIMGPCAGGAVYSPSMTDFIFMVKDSSYMFVTGPEVVKTVTHEDVTAEELGGAVTHTSKSGVADLAFENDVEALSMLRRFMNFLPANNREKPPVTPTNDPVDRMDYSLDTLVPDNANKPYDMKELLIKVVDDNDFFELQADYAKNIIIGFGRVDGHPVGIVANQPLVLAGCLDIKSSIKAARFVRFCDAFNIPVVTFVDVPGFMPGTTQEYGGIIKHGAKLLYAYAECTVPKVTVITRKAYGGAYDVMSSKHLRGDVNLAWPSAEIAVMGPKGAVEIIFREEKNDPEKLAEREAEYKTKFANPFVAGARGFIDDVIMPHATRKRIARSLAMLRDKKLENPWRKHGNIPL is encoded by the coding sequence ATGCACGACATCATCCGCCAGCTGGAAAAAAAGCGTGAACTGGCCCGCCTCGGCGGTGGCCAGAAGCGCATCGACAGCCAGCACAAGAAGGGCAAGCTGACTGCCCGCGAACGCATCGAGCTGTTGCTCGACCCCAATTCCTTCGAGGAATGGGACATGTTCAAGGAGCACCGCTGCACCGACTTCGGCATGGATCAGTCCGAAAAGACGCCGGGCGACGGCGTGGTGATCGGCTACGGCACGGTCAACGGCCGGCTGGTATTTGTCTTCTCGCAGGACTTCACGGTCTTCGGCGGTTCGCTGTCGGAAACCCATGCCGAAAAGATCTGCAAGGTCATGGACCAGGCGATGAAGGTCGGCGCCCCGGTGATCGGCCTCAACGACTCGGGCGGCGCCCGCATTCAGGAGGGCGTCGCTTCCCTCGGCGGCTACGCCGACGTCTTCCAGCGCAACGTGATGGCTTCCGGCGTCGTGCCGCAGATCTCGATGATCATGGGCCCCTGCGCCGGCGGCGCGGTGTATTCGCCATCGATGACCGACTTCATCTTCATGGTCAAGGACTCTTCCTACATGTTCGTGACTGGTCCGGAAGTCGTCAAGACCGTGACCCACGAGGATGTGACTGCCGAAGAACTGGGCGGTGCCGTGACCCACACCAGCAAGTCCGGCGTTGCCGACCTGGCTTTCGAGAACGACGTCGAAGCCCTGTCCATGCTGCGTCGCTTCATGAATTTCCTGCCGGCCAACAACCGCGAAAAGCCACCGGTCACGCCGACCAACGATCCGGTCGACCGCATGGACTACTCGCTGGACACGCTGGTCCCGGACAACGCCAACAAGCCGTATGACATGAAGGAACTGCTGATCAAGGTCGTCGACGACAACGACTTCTTTGAACTGCAGGCCGACTACGCCAAGAACATCATCATCGGTTTCGGCCGCGTCGACGGCCATCCGGTCGGCATCGTCGCCAACCAGCCGCTGGTGCTGGCCGGCTGCCTGGACATCAAGTCCTCGATCAAGGCCGCCCGTTTTGTCCGCTTCTGCGATGCCTTCAATATTCCGGTCGTCACCTTCGTCGATGTCCCGGGCTTCATGCCGGGCACCACGCAGGAATACGGCGGCATCATCAAGCACGGCGCCAAGTTGCTCTACGCCTACGCCGAATGCACCGTACCGAAGGTCACCGTGATCACCCGCAAGGCCTACGGCGGTGCCTACGACGTGATGTCGTCCAAGCACCTGCGCGGCGACGTCAACCTCGCCTGGCCGTCGGCTGAAATCGCGGTCATGGGACCGAAGGGTGCCGTCGAGATCATTTTCCGCGAGGAAAAGAACGATCCGGAAAAGCTGGCCGAGCGCGAAGCCGAATACAAGACCAAGTTCGCCAACCCGTTCGTGGCCGGCGCCCGTGGCTTCATCGACGACGTCATCATGCCGCACGCCACCCGCAAGCGCATTGCCCGCTCGCTGGCCATGCTGCGCGACAAGAAACTGGAAAATCCGTGGCGCAAGCACGGCAATATTCCGCTGTAA